The Rhodamnia argentea isolate NSW1041297 chromosome 10, ASM2092103v1, whole genome shotgun sequence sequence aaatatgacgtttcggaaattttttttttgagaagttattttataaaaaatgacattattttttGATGTTTGATTGAGATTTGGTAATAAACTAGAAATATTATTCCTTAGTTTGGTAAGAGAAATCTAACTTGAATTTCCGCATCATCGTTTGGCGAAAATTACTAATGTGGATGCTGGTCGCCCTGCATGGTACAATCATCGCCtgcatggacaattttttgtaatattttaaaaaatcgagagttttaatttttttttttctttttccttcttcctttgttaCGACCAGCCCACGACCACCAAAGGTGAGCTTGAATTCGTTGGATCCCAATGAGGCTAGAACTCGCTAGCCTCCAAGGAGCTCGAGTTTGCCAGCTTGGGTTTTGGGCCATTTGCAAGCCGTCGTCGAGGCCTAGCGACTggcggaagaagaaggaaaaacaaaaaagaaagaaaaaaaagataaaattaaaattaaaacattaaaaaatatttttttttcaaaattgggcacGAGCTCTGAGGACCCAGCGCTCCGCCTTGATATTATAGGGCCTAGCGTCTCGGGCACGGACACTAGTGTTCCGAGCTTGGCTTTGATGGACCTTGGCGTGGCGGCCAAGGACTTGGGCACTGCCTAGATGGAGCCGTACCAGGTCTCGTTGGACTCGGGGGGACCTAGCCCCGCTACCAAAGGTCCGAGAATGAGCGTTGGGGTTCCCGTACCCAAGCACAAAGTTTTTGGTTGAAGTCCGAAAaacgattttcaattttttaaaaaggaaatcactttcaTGAATTTATGCTTTGGTgcgaaaacattttccgttgaCTCGTTTTTCTAAGTGatccaaacatcgaaaaatgagcaaaatatttttcttaaaacaaACGGGATCTAAAATTGaaaagcaaattaaaaaaaaaaaaaaaagggacaaagacAACTAGGAAAGCACATGTTTGACTTGGCAGGTGGACTtcgaccaaaattttttttttttggtcgaaaggacTTCCACCAATTGCGGATACTGATTCCGACATGAGAACGGCGTTAAACACAATTAATAACGAGTGGAAAGATTTATCCGGGGTCTTAAAGATTCTGTAGAATCATTAATCAAACTGTCTCGTTCTTGTTCATTCTGAAAGCGCCAACACCACGGCAGCGACTTGGGTAGAAGACGCTGGTTCGTAACTCGTCGTTTCGTAGCATTCGTTCGCGGAAGCCGAACTAAATGGATGCCCTATGCATTTCGAAGGACATCTTGCGAAGCAAAATCCATCGATGTATGTACATGTCGTCCATTTCGAATTGATAAGTACAAAAAaggtcttaaacattttacatttgtctTGATTCAGTTTATTTGGGcgattttggctagaaattgccCACATGGACGACAGCCTCCACGCGTGGCACGACACTAATGttgacaaattttataatttgtaatatttttttcctaaatttattgaCATATTTTATTTCCCATTTTGGCTAGCATCGCACAGGTTATAAGGGCCGCCTTAGGCCATGGTTGGCGATGGCCTCTACGTGGGCCGTGACCTTGCaacccaaaatgaaaaaaaaatgtcagcaTCTGTTGTGTCACGTAAGATGGCTAGCATCCATATCAGTGATTTTTTAGGCAATACTAGCTGGAtgaattaaattagcacaaatacaataggtttaagactaaattggtctaattaaaaggtttatgactgaattttaTATCAATGGAttaggtttgagactttttttttttgtacttcctGCATTTCGACTAACTTATATCAATCAATCTTTTAACACATGCTATCGtgtgaaattaaaaatttcctcATTTAAAACCGGCCTTATTATTTAACACACTCTCTCTTTCTTAATTAGAATTCTCAGAAAATTGTCCGAAaatttttaaacctattacattttggtcaattcaattctaaacctttcaattttgtcaattgagttctttgattgattttatttataaatcaaCGATGTGAATGTCGGATGTTCTACGTTGCATGACTGGTAATGAGGTTGGTaagtgtttttttatttctttcttttcatttttttattaagtcCGGCAAGGGCCACGGATTGCTCGCCGATTATGGGTGAGGGTTGGACCGCCCTCTCCCGTGACCGTGGAGGATTGGCGGGCGACCCTCATTTTACATGACATGACGAGCGCCCAAGTCAATATTTCCTTCTAAAATTAGTTAGGTGGACTTCATTgagaaattgtcaaaaggtttataacttaattagcgaaattaaaaatgtttaggattgaagtgatccaagtgtaataaatttaaattttttttgaacaattttggTTCAGAATCTCTGTTATGGATGGTGGGAATTTCATATGAAGGAGGATCAATTGATAGAAGTTAGCTTAGTCGGATCAGTTTCTTCTGGAAAACCGTGTTGGCTACATGGCTGAGATCATGGAATCAACATAGAAggaataaagaaaattaaaccCCATGATTTTGTCAGATAGCTCAAGATCTGATCTGAGGCTTGGAAGTCACCGAAACCCTACCTTATTTGACTTTCCGAAGCGAGTGATACGACTTTGAGTTTGAGAGTGTATAACCCATCAAGATTTCCAGCCACACATACACATCATCCATCCCTCGGATTCCCCAAAGGATCAGGCGCCACAGGACAAGCCTCGTCTGaatctctctgtctgtctgtgaAATCATGGTCTCCAGTTGTTTCGGTCTTCATCACCATCTCCATCAGCGCACCCACCTCAATCCCGAGATTCCTCTCAGACTCTCTCATCTTTCCACCACTTCTTCTCTGGTTCAGTTCGCCTCTAGATCAAGCTTCACACATCTCATCCACCGCCGCAGATGCTCCAGCTCAGCACCCATGGCGTGCTCGGGGCAGTCCTGCCCGAGTCCGAAGCCTTCGGATCCCGATCGCTTCGAGCCGGACCCGACCCTCACTAACGATGACCTCCGCCCCACCACGGCCTCGGAGCGGACCTTCTCTGGATGGGAGATGGCCAGCCTGTGGATCGGGCTTGTGGTCGGGGTCCCCTCCTACTACCTGGCGGGCAGCCTCGTGGACCTCGGCATGGCGTGGTGGCAGGGGATCGCGACCGTGGTGGTCGCCAATGCGATCCTGCTCGTGCCCCTCGTCCTGACGGGCCACCCGGGCACGCGCTACGGCGTCCCCTTCCCCGTGCTCGCCCGTTCCTCCTTCGGTGTCCGTGGGGCCCACATCCCGACCCTCCTGAGAGCTCTGGTTGGGTGCGGTTGGTACGGCATTGAGACGTGGATCGGCGGCGAGgccatcttcctcctcctgcCGAGCTCGCTGAAGCACTCCGCCCTGTCGCAGCCTTGGCCTTGGCTGGGCTCATCCCCGCTAGAGTTCGCTTGCTTCATTGCGTTTTGGCTGGCCCAGTTGACCATAGTTTGGAAGGGCATCGAGGGAATCAGGCAGCTTGAGAAGTACTCCGCTCCGATCCTAATAGCCCTCACTTCGTGCCTCTTCGCCTGGGCCTATGTCAAGGCCGGCGGCCTCGGCCACATGCTCGCCCTATCGTCGAAACTGTCCTCATCCCAGTTCTGGGCACTGTTTTTCCCTTCCCTGACAGCAAACATAAGCTTCTGGGCGACGCTCGCGCTCAACATCCCGGACTTCACCAGGTACGCCAAGAGCCAGAGGGACCAGGCTGTCGGTCAGGCCGGGCTCCCGCTCTTCATGGGCTTGTTCACCTTCGTCGGCCTGGCCGCGACCGCCTCGACGGAGGTGATCTTCGGCCGCGTGATCTCGAACCCGATCCAGCTTCTAGGCCAGATCGGGGGCCTCGGGACTACCATACTGGCCATCCTGGGAATCAGCCTGGCCACCATCACCACAAACATAGCTGCCAACGTGGTGGCGCCGGCCAACGCGCTGGTCAACCTCAGCCCTTCGTGGTTCACCTTCAGGAGAGGAGCCCTGATTACAGCGCTCCTGGGCATCGCCTTCCAGCCGTGGCGGCTCCTCAAGTCGAGCGAGAGCTTTGTGTATACCTGGTTGGTGGGTTACTCTGCGCTGTTGGGCCCGATCGGAGGCATCATTTTGGCCGATTACTATCTTGTCCGAAGCACTGAGTTAAGCATCAAGGACTTGTACACATTGAGTCCTCACGGGGCTTATTACTACTCCAGAGGCTACAATTTGGCGGCGATAGCTTCGTTGGCAGTCGGGATTGTCCCGGTGATCCCGGGTTTCTTGCAGAAAGTCGGGGCTTTGTCCATGATTCCGGATGCGTTTGTGGTCATCTACAACAACGCTTGGTTCTTTAGCTTCTTTTTAGCTGGGTTTCTCTACTGGGTTCTGTCAAGTTTTCCTGGGAAATCCAGGAAGTCTCTACCTTATGACCCATTTTTGCCTACTCAAAGTTGATGTTTGTTCACACATTTCGCACATAGGTTGTAAAGAAAATTCAAGGGGCTTATGGGTTATACATAATTTCAACTTCTTAGGAGTTGTTTGTTTCTTAATATGTTTCTTTTCCTCGATGTTTTGCACCCAAAAAGAGGCGACCTATATGTGAGTTGAACTTGGAGATagttcttttctgtttttagaTGATAAAAGAAGATCAAGCTCATGAGCTTATTATCCTAGAGGTCGGAACAAGTTGATGGGATCCCCTTTTTTACATCGGTTGGAGTAGCTACTTACTTATTAGTGTCCGTAAAACTCTGTTGGTATAAATGTCATATGAGATGTGAAGCTATTTCTGACTTAAAGACTACTAGTTTACTGAGAACTAGAGCTAGAGCGGACTATAACATCCCTTTTattgatttaaaattttcattttcgagaaaaaaatgGAACGAAAATGCAAGTTCTATGTTGAAGCATTAATGCAAGTCCTTTATCATTTGACGTTTCAATAAGTGATATGTGCAAATGGTCCATGTGAATCATGTACGTCCATGttccgaccgaaaaaaaaaaaaatcatgtacgTCCATGTGCTGTTTAAGACTTGGGACTTTCAGAAGTGTATAGTGAATAACGTTGACGTCTGGTTTGCTGTGGATTATAGATAGAGTGAATGGTTGGCCTCACCTATTGTTGCTTGTTCTAGATCCTAAAAATAACGTGCGAATAcaacataaatattttattaatttcaatCCAGGGAAGattcaaccaaaaataaaaaataaaaaaatcatcattggCAGAAGTGAATTTAATATGTTGAGGGATATAATTCTATCATCCCGTACCTGAAAACATAATATGTCTACCTACCGGTAGATTTTTAACGAGTATTGTGGCACATTTATCATAAGTTAATTTTcctatcacaaaaaaatttcaaactagtacacttgctGAGAAATCAACCTTCCGTCAACTTCCATCCAATGTTCATGTAAAATTGCTGATGTGTAAACGCACATGGCAAGCAACTCATGTGGATCCGACATGGAAATTCAATATAAATAGCGCTTTAAACAATGCTGTTATGGGGGAGCCAGATCTGGAAAAAATGAACTGAGTTTGGGAGTTAAGGCAAAATTGAATctgctcattctctctctctctcccaaatcAACAAAATGTTAGGGTAAACTACGGGCAAAATTGGGGATTTCAACATATTTCCAAAACGTTAGACAGCTCTTGTCTTGAAGGGAAGCTGCTAAAGATGGCAAGCATACAAATGAATTATTATACGCAGCCATCGCGAGAGTACTTGATGAAGATAAGGTGAGGGAGAACCTGCGAGACTTCATAGATTCTTTGCTCAAGAATGAGTATCCCTTGGATTTGGTATTAACAATGGAAAAGCTTAGGAAGAGATGCGTTGCCAATGATTAAGGCTACATTTAATGGTCAGGATAATAAAATCCTATCTTATGTTTGATAGATGTTCATGATATGATAAATGGGATGTAGATATGATATAGCTCGGATGAAAATATCCAAGGGGAGAGGGTCGTAAAGACCTTAATAGGATTTCTCAAGAAAGCAGATATGAGAAGAACATCATTTTTTTCACAACCACTCCCTTTGCTCTACGCAGGCCTGCCTTTCCATTGTGCCGGGCCGCCTCTTCGGCGATGGCAACCGTCAAGTGTGGCCGCCTCTCCGGTGGCGGCAAGCAGGGGTCTTTGGCAGCAAAGCCGGGTATCTCTACGACCTCGTTATTTAATCAAAAGTTTGGTGTCATATGAGATCATGTCCCCCGTTTTTTAATTGCTCAAACCTTTCCAACATTCGAAAAGGGGTctcgacatgttatgaagaactcgaggTTGATTCTTTCAAGGAAGCTCCCTTGGATGACATGCATGGGTGCATGTTCAACTTGTGGAAAAATGCTGAATAATTTTGTTACTtagcacttgtttactcactcgatAAGACAACAAGAAAGGCCGGCAACTTATTCCGAAAAGATTTAACTCCAAATTAAGACCCTTGGCTCTTAGGGTTTGCTTGATCAATGTCGTGCTCGAATTTAGATGGAACAATCCTCTACTCAACAATAATTCACTTATTAGAATTtatcaattaataatttctaaagcactCTGATGTTTCAATAAGACATAGTCGATTTCAATTACGGTTTACCCTACTTATTCGATTTTATATAtgtagttcaccaaacagtagataGATTTGACAAAATCattgtatttcttatcttatcttatcttgtACATTGCTATCATGACTAGAAATTCGGACAATCAAACGTAGCCATGTTTTCCCCAATCAATAAATAATTTAGCCTCAAATGATgtgtaactatttttttactatacAGGATGGAATTCCTAGCACAAAGATACACTCCAACTTTTGTTGCGTATTTTGATCCGGTCCTTAAAGAGATTTTGGGGAGCGCTAATCTAAATATCCCTAAACTCCGAATTCGACTAATTTGTATAATATTTTGGAGTGAGACTAAATTCACAACTGGAAGCTCTAGGTTTAAAGTAGGAGATCTACTCATCCCTCGGCCCAAGAGCACAACAACGTACTAATAATTAGAGAGTAATATCACATATTAGTGATAAGGAGAATCAGCATATTATTTAAGTTCACTGAAGATGATATAATCCATGCGTCATATACAATAACTATAAACATGTGCTACAATGAACAAAAATAGATGACATGAGCTCATATGTGTAAATGCCACATAATAGCTCACTGATAGGCAAAAGGACATAAGAAGTACCAAAGTTTGTATATGGCTCtcactctgataccaatttttttttaatcattgtccaattttttgaaaaatgagtatttgagtgccaactcatGTGAGCTTTGCCGAAAATcttacgtggcaatttttttattgataaccTGATTCCATGTGGCTTGCTAGAGGATCCCCATCAGCAatgaaaataagttaaaattataaaagcattaaaaaaatttaaaaatgagctaaaaaaatagaaaaaaataattggtattaaatttaaaaatatagcAGCCCTCGCTGCTCCCAAattgaagccttttttttttagggttttatattaattttttaatttaatttaactttttaaaaaatagcttatttttaaaattgccatgtggactgatttttttttttaaaaaattgccgTGTGGACTCTGCATATACtgactatttaaaaaaattatcacataatattaaaaataagggTAAATGTCACATAATTAGTTTAGTCCGAATCTCTCcccattggcacttaagtgatcttttttttttcttatttggcacttaagtgagccggcgaaaaattttggcattaaagtaagcgccgtacacaaactTTGGCACTTCTGACATCCTTCCGCCTTC is a genomic window containing:
- the LOC115735171 gene encoding purine-uracil permease NCS1; the encoded protein is MVSSCFGLHHHLHQRTHLNPEIPLRLSHLSTTSSLVQFASRSSFTHLIHRRRCSSSAPMACSGQSCPSPKPSDPDRFEPDPTLTNDDLRPTTASERTFSGWEMASLWIGLVVGVPSYYLAGSLVDLGMAWWQGIATVVVANAILLVPLVLTGHPGTRYGVPFPVLARSSFGVRGAHIPTLLRALVGCGWYGIETWIGGEAIFLLLPSSLKHSALSQPWPWLGSSPLEFACFIAFWLAQLTIVWKGIEGIRQLEKYSAPILIALTSCLFAWAYVKAGGLGHMLALSSKLSSSQFWALFFPSLTANISFWATLALNIPDFTRYAKSQRDQAVGQAGLPLFMGLFTFVGLAATASTEVIFGRVISNPIQLLGQIGGLGTTILAILGISLATITTNIAANVVAPANALVNLSPSWFTFRRGALITALLGIAFQPWRLLKSSESFVYTWLVGYSALLGPIGGIILADYYLVRSTELSIKDLYTLSPHGAYYYSRGYNLAAIASLAVGIVPVIPGFLQKVGALSMIPDAFVVIYNNAWFFSFFLAGFLYWVLSSFPGKSRKSLPYDPFLPTQS